One Gemmatimonadota bacterium genomic window, TCCGCATCACCCACCCCCCACCTCTCGCAGTGCTGCGGCGAGTTGATCGTCGTCGGGATTGCGGTAATGCCAGAGCAAATCGTCCTCCATAAAACTCACACCCTTGCCCTTCACCGTATGCGCGATCAACGCCAGAGGACAATCCGCACGCGCATCCGCACCGTGCAAAGCATCGTCAATAGCGACCAGATCGTGACCATCAATCTCCAA contains:
- a CDS encoding transketolase is translated as LEIDGHDLVAIDDALHGADARADCPLALIAHTVKGKGVSFMEDDLLWHYRNPDDDQLAAALREVGGG